The Pseudomonas sp. R4-35-07 nucleotide sequence TACGCGCGTTTGAGGCTGATGGAGCGCATCCTTATCGCACCACTGAAACCCAGGCTGCAGTTTTGGCCTTGACCCTGCAGCGCCTAAAAGAGGATAGTCTTCAAGATACAGCGCTATATAAGAGTGTCACAGAGGCTCAATCTCGTGTTTTTTCGGCGAAATTTATGGTTCAGGAATATATGCAGCAAATATTCATGGTGGCTGAAGAGCTGCCCGAATGGTGAGCTCACAATGTGGACGACATCGCGCCTGATCACTTCAGAGGTCGCGGGCGCAGTCAATCTTTTAATACCATTATCAGGTGTAGACAGTGGGAAAAATACTGATTGTTGATGATCATCCGATACTACGATTAGCTGTTCGTTTGTTGTTGGAGCGTGACGGGCACGAGGTGGTGGGGGAGGCGGACAATGGGGTCGATGGTGTCAGTTTAGCTCGAGAGCTGAATCCTGGCCTGGTGCTGCTTGATATAGGTATTCCGAACCTCGATGGGTTGGAGGTAATCGCTCGTATCCAGACATTGGCAACGCCGCCAAAAGTCCTGGTACTAAGTGCACAGGAACCTGCTTACCTTGCCCACAGGTGCATGCGGGCTGGGGCTGCCGGTTTTGTGTTTAAGCAGGAGGATCCAGCGGAGCTACTCGCTGGTGTGCGTGCAGTGTTGTCGGGCTACAGTTTTTTTCCTAGCCAAACGCTCAATGACGTTCGCAATGACGCAGGGAAATCTGACGAGGCTACATTGCTAAGTACGCTGACCGATCGAGAGCTCACCGTTCTTCGTTATCTGGCGTTGGGATACACGAATAAACAAATAGCTGATGAGTTACTGATCAGCAACAAAACGATCAGCTCTTATAAAATACGCTTGCTTGAAAAATTGAACGCCTCTAGCCTTGTAAGCTTGGCTGAACTGGCGAAAAGAAATTCACTGGTATGAACGTTTAAACAACCGCTTGCGGTAGAGCACTCTGTCATGAGCGCTATTTGAAAGCCTGCTTCAGACGCTATTGATACTTTCGGGTCTCATTTGGCGTCTTGAGGCAAAATAAATGAATGTTAAAAACGTTGGCGCCGGGTCAGCGCCAGTAGGCGTGTTTCCCAGAACGACTTCAGATCTGCCAGTGCGAACATCGTGCAGTATTCGTAATGTACTAGGGATTTCCAGCCGCCAGCTAGATGAGTTTTGTTCCGAACATTTTGGAAATATTCTTACGTTGTGTGCATCGTATAGGCAAGCATCAGCGATCATGGCGGGCCACTTAGAGAACTTACTGGAACAAGTACGCGAAGTCACGCCCGACCAATGTGATAAACATAAAATTGTCAGCAGCCTCACAAATAATTTGCTGGCCAGTCTGACTCATATCGACTTGGAACAAGCGCAGCGCGCTATAGAAAAAATCCAAAGTCATTTCGATCAGAGCGCATTAGATGGCGCTCTGAATGCGTTGCGTCTGTCTTATCACAAAGCTACCCATTCAAGCGGTCGAATGGCGCACGCACAAGAAATGCAGAGTGACGTACTGCATTTTTTCCAAGGGCATTCTTTCGAGCGTCTAGCCGGTTTTCTCGCATATTTTCATGATCACGTTCAAATACTACAAAAAGATGGCACTGGCATTGGCAATCAACAGCATTGGGGGCTGAATGAGATAGCCACGGCTGCGGCCTTGGGGACCTTGGCCGAAGAGGCAACGGTCGACGTTACGGGGCAAGAAAGTCTTTGCCGGGTTGCGGCTGCGGTTATTCCCAGCGGCACAGCTTTCGATTTTATGCCAAATATAGGTAGAGACGGAAAACCCGGGCTTGGTACTGTCATTGAAGGCCTGTTGAGAAGTGGTGCACTTTCAATTCCGGATAATGCAGCATGCGAGGATATCGTGGCGATGGCGTACACTCTTGCCATTTGCGATACACAGCGTAACAACCTATCCGGTCTCGCTAGGCCCACGAATAAAATTGTGTACACAGTGGCGCCTGCAGTTTATAGGCTGTTGATGGAGTGCGCACAAGAAGATCCCCTGAAATTCGGTACTCTATTTTTTGACAACGGGCGGCTTAGCGAGGCCGGCCTTGCTCTGTGCAGCAAATTGACAACTACGGTTGAAGTGTTTGAAGAGTTTGCGCCTTATACGGATGCCACAGCTAAGAATGAGAAAGGGGGGCCTAACAATCCGCTCAGCGTGATTTATACCGAGGGGACTCTGACTGCGCACGAAAAACAGCGTGCAGTACTTGAACTTTTAGGTGGAAATGGTTTCTTTGGTTCCGCCAATGTGGCAGAGGATATTGAGGGGTTCTCAAAAACATTCCGTCATCCCGTCCTAGAAAAAATAAGAAGACGTTCCATAATGCCCGATCCGCGAGAAAGTTATATATATGGGTACGCAAAGCTCTCAGAAAAGCTTGGAGCTGAATGTCATGCAGGAAGAGTTAAACTGGATGCTGTGCTTGGGGAAATCAAGGCTATGGGCGGGTCTGTGTTAGACCGAGAAAAAACAACTGAGAATATCCTATGCTTGCCCTGCTGATGTAGTCCAAGCAATCCATTACATAATTTCTCGCGTACCTTGTCTTCATGGCATGGGGCGCGAGTAATACCCATCCAGCTCTGTCAACTGAACTCTAGATTATTTCGTTGCTGGGGTTGGACCAAGCTTGACGCTGCCATAATATGGAAAATAATCGTAACCGGCGAAGATTGCTTCGATTGCGTTAAGGAAGTCGCGTATGCCTGCGCGCTTACTGACAAAACCGGAGGCGCCGGCCCGTAAACAATATTCTGCGCAAGGCACTGCGGGATATGTACAAAAAATTAACATGCTAGGAGCATTCGATAACGAAGACATTTGTTTGATAATTGCTAACCCCTCTGTTTGATTTTGGCCAATATCAAAAGTTACAAGATCGGGATGATACAGGTTCGCAAGTCTTAGACCGTCTACTCCGTCGCTGATGTCGGCCAGAACTTTAATGCCTCGTCTTTCTAACACCGCTCTGATTGCCAGTCGCACGATCGGGTGTTTATCAATAATTATCACACTGTTCGAGTCTATCATGCGTCTACACCTTAGTTGGAATAAGAATTCTACAAGAACTCGTAAGACTTAACCATGGCGGAAGGGGCTGAAAGACAGTAGGAAAATTCTAGGCGCGCTAATTGTGTCGCGCGGCGGAAAGATAATAGCGCCAGTTGTAGGCAGGGTTTATACAACGTTTAAGGTGCCTTTAAGCGGTAAGGCGGGCAAACAATTGGCCGCCTATATCCAAGGATCGGCGTTACGGCCGTAATGAGTACATCGCGGGAGAGGGTGCTTCAGTCCACCTACTCAAAGTGTTTTTTTCTCTGGCGAATCAGATCGCGTTCTAATCCTACCATTGCCTGATCAAGGGCTAGGACCACGGCCGGTAAATTAGAATCTGACGGGTCAAGGTGACAGGAAGCTTCCAAAGCTTCACAGTGCTTGATCAGACTGCGAACCTTAACAACGCGAGCACTGCCCTTGATTTTATGAGCAAGCTCGGATAAGCCACGCAGATTGTCGTTTTTATTAAGCCGTCGTAATTCCTCTAAATCATCGGTGATACTATTAATTAATCCATCCAGCACACGCTTTAATATGTTGAGGTCTCCACCGGTAAGGTGCTCAAGGGTATTCAAGTCAAATTTATTGGATTCAGAATAATTAATTTCGTCATGAATGGCTATTGCGGAGCGTTTGATGAAACGCTCTAAGGTATCCAGCTCCACTGGTTTAAATAGGCAGTCATCCATGCCAGCCGATATGCACCGCTCGCGCTCCTCACGTTGAGCATTAGCAGTAAATCCTAAAATGATAGAGCGCACCCGGTTTTGAGCGCTCTCAATCACGCGTATTGCTTTCGCAAGCTCATATCCGCTCATCACTGGCATATTGCAGTCGGTAATGATGACGTCAAATATTTTCTGTTTCCATAATGCAAGGCCTTCAGCACCATTTTCAGCAAGATGCACGGAGTGCCCCAAGTATATTAGCTGTTCACTCAACAGCAATCGATTGGCGTAGTTGTCGTCAACCACTAATACACCTAAAATTGGAGCCGGGTTGGCTGCGGAGCTGTTTAATACTTCGGCCTTCTTTTCCTGCCGTGGTTCGAGCACGTTCAGTGTCAGTCGGCCAATGGCTTGTGTGCCCTGATCGATTTCGCTGTCGAGCTCCAATTGGCCTCCCATCATTTCACATAGATTACGGGAAATCATTAATCCTAATCCTGTACCAGAGCGGGCGTGCTGTCTCGTTCCACCTATCTGGGTAAATGGCTGGAATAAGCGCGCTATATCGTTAGCAGATATACCAATACCGGTGTCATTGACCGAAAATTCGACCTGTAATTGATCATCTGCTAATAAGCAAGAATGAACAACCACATCGACCCCGCCGTTTTCGGTAAACTTAATCGCATTACTGATTAAGTTGGAAAGTACTTGTTTAAAGCGCAGCGGGTCAACCAATACGTCGTAATTTATACTTTCGTTAATGTCTAACTTTAGAGTTAGGTTCTTTTGCTTGGCCAGTCCACTGAATACTCGAATAACAGATTCTACTAGGTCCTTTAGGTTGGCCCGCTCTTGATTCAGACTAAGGTGACCTGTCTCTATACGGGCAATGTCGAGTATATCACCAATTAAATCAAGCAAGCCGCGGGCGGAATGATAGGCGACTTCTATTGATGAGCGGTCATATTTTTCTTTATCGCGTTTCAAGCTTAATTCCAGCAATCCTATGATCGCATTCATAGGTGTTCTGATTTCATGGCTCATAGTCGCAAGGAATGTAGTTTTGGTCCGATTAGCCTCATCAGCATCATTTTTGGCTTGTTTGAGCTCCTCCAGAAGCAAGTGCCGCTCAGTTATATCTATCCAACCTCCGATTAAGCCTTGATTGGCACCTTCAGAGTTAGAGAAAGGTAGCATCCAGTGATAGATAGTTTGATGACGTCCAGCAATGTAAACTTCTCGATCACGCAAAAGAGGTTGGCCTGTCTGCAATACAGTTTGGCAATCCTTTTCATAGGCCGCCGACCTTTCCAATGAGGTTTTTGCTGAACTTAAACCACGAGCAATATCACCCTCGTTTGAAAGCGATTTTACGTAACTGTCATTGCAAATTAATAGGCGATTTTCTAAATCCCGCACGTAAATTGGATGCGGCGTGCCGTTTATCAGGGCTTCCATAAAGTGAAGCTGATTGCTGAGTTCTCTTTCGGCTGCTCTGCGTTGCATGATTTGCCGACGTAAGTAAATTCCCCAACCCAATGCGATAGTCAATAGTGTGATAGTGCTAACTACGGATTTAAATATAATCTGACGATAGTCGCGCCATGATGGGGGCGCAATAACTGCGTTTGTGCGCCACCGGTTGGTAACAGAATCAATAACATCTGGCGGGATGCTTCTTATGGTTTTATCGAGAATTGCGTAAAGCTGACCTTGCCCCTTAAGTACACTGAGCGACGCTGTCGCAGGTGCAGAGTTTATAATCGATGCAATTTTCAGTGAGTTATCGCGGCTACGCAAATTGTAGCTGGCAATAGGTGCAGGTAGGATTGTTGCATCTACTGAGCCATCCTCTACCCAAGCAAGGGCCTCAAAATTATTCTCTGCGTTCTTTAAACGAATGAGCGGGTAATGTTCGCGTAACATCGGCAGAAGCGCATGGCCTGGCGCAACGCTTAACGTCCTGCCTGCCAGAGCCTCCAGCGTATCTGGGTATGCACTTTGATTGCGTACTACAAGTGCATAAGGTGCGATTAAATAAGGACGTCCAAATAAAAAAGATTGCATGTTTTCCTGGTTTTTAGGCAGGTCCGTTGCGATTTGCACTCTTCCCGCTTTTAAGCTTTCCTGCATTTCTCTAATGTTGGGGTGAGGTTGTATGTTGAATTTTAAGCCCGTTTTTCTCTCAATTAACTTAAGCAAGTCTCGTGTAATACCAAAATAATTACCATGGATGTCGAAATATGAAACGGGTGCCAGGTACCGGCTCACTGCTATATTTACCACAGGGTTTTTCTTGATCCAATCTTTCTCGTCTGCACTTAAATCCAGTGGCTGGAGCGTGAATAAGAGTTTTTCGCTCCAGCGTGTTTGTATTTCAGTTTTTACCTGTTCTGGCACGGCCCCTAGGGCGGTATTGATAAGGTTCAGCAAACGCGGGTTATCAGCGTTAATGGCAAAGCTGAAGCCTTCTTGTGCCGGGGGGGCGATATCCAAAATATCGAGATGGCTGGAATAATTTCGCGAAATAAGGTATTGAGAGGATATAGCATCCCCTAAAAATGCATCAGCTTGTCCAAAGGCGACTGCCGCGATAGCATTTTCTGTCGATGTGAACACTTCTATGTTTGCTTGAGGAAACATCCGCCGAGCCGCAGCCTCACTAATATAGTCGGAGTCAATTGCCAAGCGAATACGCGCGACTTTATCGTCGAAAGACAGGCTAATGCCTATGCGGCCGATTAGAGCGAGTCGATCATCGAGGTAGTTGTTGCTCAGTGCCAAATCTATTCTATTTTTTTCTCTTCGATTAGCGCTGCCCAATAAATCTATTTCGCCAGTTTTCAGTGCTTCCACGGCTTCCATATGAGTAGCGTAACGGCGAACGTCCACGGTTACACCAAGATAACCAGAAATTATCTGCATGTAATCTGCTGTGATACCCTCATAGTCACGATTGGAACTTGATATGTCCAACGGCGGATAATCAGGAAGCGACGTACCCAGTACCAAAGTCTTCTTTTTCTTTAGCCAGCGCCAACCGTTGTAGTCTAAATTTAACTTCTGGTGATCTTCATTGGTGTGGCTGAAGAGTTCTAAATTGTCCACACGACTAGCATGGGCTTCTGGCCCGGCGAATAGCGCGATCCAAAGCGCCGCACAGATATTGAGCGACAGCGTCTTCCTGAATATGTATTTTGGTGTTGGTTTTTTTTTAATTTGCACGCTTAGGTGAATCGATTTCATGGTAACCCCTCTACAAATGTAGAACAGTACTTGAATATTTGGATGGTTGAGGCTTTGTTGCAGGATCGCTTTTTGAAATACTACTATAGCCTATTGCTGTAGGTTTTGTGTGTATAGCGATGCCTTTCTTTTGAATTGGGAATTGTAACTTGGCCAGTATTTGAGGAGTAGTGTAATGAGTGGTTTTGAGAGCGTTAGTGTTAGTAGCAGCGGGGAACAATTGGCGGTGCGAATTTATCCTAGCACATCAGTGATCCCGGCACCTGTTCTGGTGCTGTGCCATGGGTTTTGTGGCATCCAGAACGTTGTTCTGCCTGAGTTTGCTTTCGCTTTTGCTCAGGCTGGCTACAATGTCATTACCTTTGACTATCGAGGTTTCGGTGAAAGTGGAGGTGAGCGCGGCAGGCTTCAGACCAAAATGCAGATAGAAGATATTCATGCCGTTGTTAACTGGGTAAGCCAGCAACCGTCATTTGATACGTCACGCATTGGTCTGTGGGGAACATCACTAGGTGGCTGTCATGTCATTACGGTTGGGGCGCAGAACCCGCTGGTCAAATGCATCATCAGCCAAACAGCCTTTGCTGACGGGGAAATATTAATCACTAGCGCAATGAGTATTAAAGAGGAAAGTAAGCTATTTTCGACATTAAATCGGATGCAGGAGAAGAAAGAATCAAGCGGTAGGGAGTTATTTGTGCCTCCGTTAATGGTGCTGGATGATGAGCAGTCTCGAGTGTTTTTCGAAAAGCATCAAAAGTTTAATCCTCAGCTAAATACAAAAATACCCTTTTTAACCGTCCGGGAA carries:
- a CDS encoding response regulator, coding for MIDSNSVIIIDKHPIVRLAIRAVLERRGIKVLADISDGVDGLRLANLYHPDLVTFDIGQNQTEGLAIIKQMSSLSNAPSMLIFCTYPAVPCAEYCLRAGASGFVSKRAGIRDFLNAIEAIFAGYDYFPYYGSVKLGPTPATK
- a CDS encoding ATP-binding protein; protein product: MKSIHLSVQIKKKPTPKYIFRKTLSLNICAALWIALFAGPEAHASRVDNLELFSHTNEDHQKLNLDYNGWRWLKKKKTLVLGTSLPDYPPLDISSSNRDYEGITADYMQIISGYLGVTVDVRRYATHMEAVEALKTGEIDLLGSANRREKNRIDLALSNNYLDDRLALIGRIGISLSFDDKVARIRLAIDSDYISEAAARRMFPQANIEVFTSTENAIAAVAFGQADAFLGDAISSQYLISRNYSSHLDILDIAPPAQEGFSFAINADNPRLLNLINTALGAVPEQVKTEIQTRWSEKLLFTLQPLDLSADEKDWIKKNPVVNIAVSRYLAPVSYFDIHGNYFGITRDLLKLIERKTGLKFNIQPHPNIREMQESLKAGRVQIATDLPKNQENMQSFLFGRPYLIAPYALVVRNQSAYPDTLEALAGRTLSVAPGHALLPMLREHYPLIRLKNAENNFEALAWVEDGSVDATILPAPIASYNLRSRDNSLKIASIINSAPATASLSVLKGQGQLYAILDKTIRSIPPDVIDSVTNRWRTNAVIAPPSWRDYRQIIFKSVVSTITLLTIALGWGIYLRRQIMQRRAAERELSNQLHFMEALINGTPHPIYVRDLENRLLICNDSYVKSLSNEGDIARGLSSAKTSLERSAAYEKDCQTVLQTGQPLLRDREVYIAGRHQTIYHWMLPFSNSEGANQGLIGGWIDITERHLLLEELKQAKNDADEANRTKTTFLATMSHEIRTPMNAIIGLLELSLKRDKEKYDRSSIEVAYHSARGLLDLIGDILDIARIETGHLSLNQERANLKDLVESVIRVFSGLAKQKNLTLKLDINESINYDVLVDPLRFKQVLSNLISNAIKFTENGGVDVVVHSCLLADDQLQVEFSVNDTGIGISANDIARLFQPFTQIGGTRQHARSGTGLGLMISRNLCEMMGGQLELDSEIDQGTQAIGRLTLNVLEPRQEKKAEVLNSSAANPAPILGVLVVDDNYANRLLLSEQLIYLGHSVHLAENGAEGLALWKQKIFDVIITDCNMPVMSGYELAKAIRVIESAQNRVRSIILGFTANAQREERERCISAGMDDCLFKPVELDTLERFIKRSAIAIHDEINYSESNKFDLNTLEHLTGGDLNILKRVLDGLINSITDDLEELRRLNKNDNLRGLSELAHKIKGSARVVKVRSLIKHCEALEASCHLDPSDSNLPAVVLALDQAMVGLERDLIRQRKKHFE
- a CDS encoding alpha/beta hydrolase; this encodes MSGFESVSVSSSGEQLAVRIYPSTSVIPAPVLVLCHGFCGIQNVVLPEFAFAFAQAGYNVITFDYRGFGESGGERGRLQTKMQIEDIHAVVNWVSQQPSFDTSRIGLWGTSLGGCHVITVGAQNPLVKCIISQTAFADGEILITSAMSIKEESKLFSTLNRMQEKKESSGRELFVPPLMVLDDEQSRVFFEKHQKFNPQLNTKIPFLTVREIINYKPVIMAMSVRQPVLVVAAEHDIVNPPDQAVRLYEALHAEKTIIMLEGAGHYDVYEGDTHFKVLRHQINWLGMYL
- a CDS encoding response regulator transcription factor produces the protein MGKILIVDDHPILRLAVRLLLERDGHEVVGEADNGVDGVSLARELNPGLVLLDIGIPNLDGLEVIARIQTLATPPKVLVLSAQEPAYLAHRCMRAGAAGFVFKQEDPAELLAGVRAVLSGYSFFPSQTLNDVRNDAGKSDEATLLSTLTDRELTVLRYLALGYTNKQIADELLISNKTISSYKIRLLEKLNASSLVSLAELAKRNSLV